Proteins encoded by one window of Phytohabitans houttuyneae:
- a CDS encoding UbiA family prenyltransferase: MRVLWGLLRASHPEPGAAVTLVAILLAVGVGHDAADATLVGLTVLATQLAVGWTNDWLDAERDTAVARSDKPLATGAVSRRAVGIAGIAAAVATPLVGLTLGVPAAAAITAALVSALLYNWPLKFTPASVLPYAFSFATLPAFVILALPGAPRPPVWIVAAGGLLGAGAHFANVLPDLSDDVRTGVRGLPHRIGPAWSRAAAAVLLFAATVTLVFGPPGRPSWYGIAAIAAAVVVLPAGWYAGRLASSRGARPVAVFRAVLVVALIDVLLLVTSGRVV; this comes from the coding sequence TCGCGATCCTGCTCGCCGTCGGGGTCGGCCACGACGCGGCCGACGCCACGCTGGTGGGTCTCACCGTGCTCGCCACCCAGCTCGCCGTCGGCTGGACCAACGACTGGCTCGACGCCGAGCGGGACACCGCTGTGGCGCGGAGCGACAAGCCGCTGGCCACCGGCGCGGTCAGCCGGCGCGCCGTGGGCATCGCGGGCATCGCGGCAGCCGTCGCCACGCCGCTGGTCGGGCTCACGCTCGGCGTGCCAGCCGCGGCCGCGATCACGGCCGCCCTGGTCAGCGCGCTGCTCTACAACTGGCCGCTCAAGTTCACGCCGGCCTCCGTCCTGCCGTACGCGTTCTCGTTCGCCACCCTGCCCGCGTTCGTGATCCTCGCCCTTCCCGGCGCGCCGCGGCCGCCGGTGTGGATCGTGGCGGCCGGCGGGCTGCTCGGCGCCGGCGCGCACTTCGCCAACGTGCTGCCGGACCTCAGCGACGACGTACGCACCGGCGTCCGCGGGCTGCCGCACCGCATCGGACCGGCATGGTCGCGGGCGGCCGCCGCGGTGCTTCTCTTCGCGGCGACGGTCACCCTCGTCTTCGGGCCACCCGGACGCCCCAGCTGGTACGGAATCGCCGCGATCGCCGCCGCCGTCGTGGTCCTCCCCGCGGGGTGGTACGCCGGGCGCCTCGCCTCATCCCGCGGCGCCCGGCCGGTGGCCGTCTTCCGCGCGGTTCTCGTGGTGGCCCTGATCGACGTTCTCCTGCTCGTCACCAGCGGTCGCGTGGTCTGA
- the radA gene encoding DNA repair protein RadA gives MTTSRSIPRSPAKGRTAAREPRPAYECDACGHQPPKWVGRCPECGEWGSVVECTVTGPMAAGRVVSSRMPSEPARPIAEISAAPAQARPTGVTELDRVLGGGLVPGAVVLLAGEPGVGKSTLLLDVAQQWAAGAGSPSLVVSGEESVSQVRLRAERMGTLHERLYLASESDLSAVLGHLDAVKPGLLVLDSVQTISMPGAEGVAGGVTQVRAVTAALVSVAKERGIATILVGHVTKDGQVAGPRVLEHLVDVVLHFEGDKHSSLRLVRGVKNRFGTADEVGCFEMHESGISSLPDPSGLFLTRSTEAVPGTCVTVAMEGRRALVTEVQALIGAAVPGSPRRTVSGLDSARLAMVLAVLQRRTDSLKLHDREVFAATVGGIRVVEPAADLAVALAVASGGLDLAVAPHLVAIGEVGLTGEVRRVGAVPRRLAEAARLGFTFALVPAGCGPDATGVRTKGVRVVEVANVRAALQWAARASAE, from the coding sequence GTGACGACGTCGAGATCGATCCCGCGGAGCCCGGCCAAGGGCCGCACCGCGGCCCGTGAGCCACGCCCGGCGTATGAGTGTGACGCCTGCGGGCACCAGCCACCCAAGTGGGTCGGCCGCTGCCCTGAGTGCGGCGAGTGGGGTTCGGTCGTCGAGTGCACGGTGACCGGTCCGATGGCCGCCGGCCGCGTGGTCAGCTCGCGCATGCCGTCCGAGCCGGCTCGCCCGATCGCCGAGATCAGCGCGGCACCGGCCCAGGCCCGCCCCACCGGCGTGACGGAGCTCGACCGGGTGCTCGGCGGCGGCCTCGTGCCCGGTGCGGTCGTGCTGCTGGCCGGCGAGCCCGGCGTGGGCAAGTCGACCCTCCTGCTCGACGTCGCACAGCAGTGGGCGGCCGGCGCGGGCAGCCCTTCGCTGGTGGTGAGCGGCGAGGAGTCGGTCAGCCAGGTGCGCCTGCGCGCCGAGCGCATGGGCACGCTCCACGAGCGGCTCTACCTCGCCTCCGAGAGCGACCTGAGCGCGGTGCTCGGCCACCTCGACGCGGTCAAGCCCGGCCTGCTGGTGCTCGACTCGGTGCAGACCATCTCCATGCCGGGCGCCGAGGGTGTGGCAGGCGGAGTCACCCAGGTGCGGGCCGTCACGGCCGCGCTTGTCTCGGTGGCCAAGGAGCGGGGCATCGCCACGATCCTCGTCGGGCACGTCACAAAGGACGGTCAGGTGGCCGGCCCGCGCGTCCTGGAGCACCTCGTCGACGTGGTCCTGCACTTCGAGGGCGACAAGCACTCGTCGCTGCGGCTCGTGCGCGGCGTGAAAAACCGGTTCGGCACCGCTGACGAGGTGGGCTGCTTCGAGATGCACGAGAGCGGCATCTCCAGCCTGCCCGACCCGTCCGGCCTCTTTCTGACCCGCTCCACCGAGGCGGTGCCGGGCACCTGCGTGACGGTGGCGATGGAGGGGCGGCGGGCGCTGGTCACCGAGGTGCAGGCGCTCATCGGCGCGGCGGTGCCCGGCTCGCCGAGGCGCACGGTGTCTGGGCTGGACAGTGCCCGGCTGGCGATGGTGCTCGCCGTCCTGCAGCGCCGCACCGACAGCCTCAAGCTGCATGATCGGGAGGTCTTCGCGGCCACGGTCGGCGGCATCCGCGTGGTCGAGCCGGCCGCTGACCTGGCCGTCGCGCTCGCCGTCGCGTCCGGCGGCCTCGACCTGGCGGTCGCGCCGCACCTCGTCGCGATCGGCGAGGTCGGTCTCACGGGAGAGGTACGCCGGGTGGGGGCGGTGCCTCGACGGCTGGCGGAGGCGGCCCGGCTGGGCTTCACGTTCGCGCTGGTGCCGGCGGGCTGCGGGCCCGACGCGACGGGTGTGCGCACCAAGGGCGTGCGGGTGGTCGAAGTGGCCAATGTGCGGGCAGCGCTACAGTGGGCGGCGC